The following coding sequences are from one Verrucosispora sp. WMMD573 window:
- a CDS encoding UbiA family prenyltransferase yields MATSVARLPGNDQTSVMSSTVLGLVRASHPEPTAAVTTVAGLLAVGVGHPPGGVVAVVLTVAASQFTVGWTNDLLDVDRDAAVGRTDKPLASGMLSRRTVAVAAAVAAAATVAFALTTNPTAAICATVALVSALLYDWPLKSTPISVLPYAISFGALPAFVVLALPDAPPPPAWLVVAAALLGAGAHFANVLPDFADDARTGVRGLPHRLGAPGSRAAAVGLLIAATVTLVLGPPGPPTGVGLAAVGATVVIFTVAWYAGRTGEHAGARPVAAFRAVLLVALIDVVLLVTNGRLV; encoded by the coding sequence ATGGCAACGAGCGTGGCACGACTCCCCGGTAACGACCAGACTTCCGTTATGTCGTCGACGGTGTTAGGGCTGGTCAGAGCGAGCCATCCGGAGCCGACCGCGGCGGTCACCACAGTGGCTGGTCTGCTCGCCGTCGGTGTCGGGCACCCACCCGGCGGCGTCGTCGCGGTGGTGCTCACCGTGGCTGCCAGCCAGTTCACCGTCGGGTGGACCAACGACCTGCTCGACGTGGACCGCGATGCCGCGGTCGGGCGTACCGACAAGCCGTTGGCCTCCGGCATGCTGAGCCGGCGTACCGTCGCGGTGGCCGCCGCCGTGGCCGCCGCCGCGACCGTCGCGTTTGCCCTGACCACCAACCCGACGGCGGCGATCTGCGCCACCGTCGCTCTGGTCTCGGCGCTGCTCTACGACTGGCCGCTGAAGTCCACCCCGATCTCGGTGCTGCCGTACGCGATCTCCTTCGGCGCCCTGCCCGCCTTCGTGGTGCTGGCACTGCCCGACGCCCCGCCGCCCCCGGCCTGGCTGGTGGTCGCGGCGGCCCTGCTCGGCGCGGGTGCCCACTTCGCCAACGTGCTGCCCGACTTCGCCGACGACGCCCGGACCGGGGTCCGTGGGCTGCCGCACCGGCTCGGCGCCCCGGGCAGTCGGGCGGCCGCCGTCGGGCTGTTGATCGCGGCGACCGTCACGCTGGTGCTCGGGCCGCCCGGGCCGCCGACGGGCGTGGGCCTCGCGGCGGTCGGCGCCACCGTCGTGATCTTCACCGTGGCCTGGTACGCGGGCCGGACCGGCGAGCACGCCGGCGCCCGGCCGGTGGCCGCCTTCCGGGCGGTGCTGCTGGTCGCCCTGATCGACGTCGTACTGCTGGTCACGAACGGTCGGTTGGTCTGA
- the radA gene encoding DNA repair protein RadA — protein MSRSTPSRAGTGSRGRTATREPRPAYECDACGHQPPKWVGRCPECGEWGSVVECTITGPTVSGRVVSSRMPAEPARPIATISAAPARARPTGVGELDRVLGGGLVPGAVVLLAGEPGVGKSTLLLDVAQQWAAGAGSPSLVVSGEESVSQVRLRAERMGTLHDQLFLAAESDLAAVLGHLDAVKPGLLVLDSVQTISTTGTEGVPGGVTQVRAVTAALVAVAKERGVATVLVGHVTKDGQVAGPRVLEHLVDVVLHFEGDKHSSLRMVRGVKNRFGAADEVGCFEMHEGGISSLADPSGLFLTRYSEPVPGTCVTVAMEGRRALLTEVQALIGATVAGSPRRTVSGLDSARLAMVLAVLQRRTERLTLHDREVFAATVGGIRVVEPAADLAVALAVASGGLNLAIAPHLVAIGEVGLTGEVRRVGAVPRRLAEAARLGFRLALVPPGCGPTSTGAGPEQMRVIEVTDVRSALQAAARASAE, from the coding sequence ATCTCCCGATCGACCCCGTCCCGGGCGGGCACCGGCTCGCGCGGCCGCACCGCCACCCGCGAGCCGCGACCCGCGTACGAGTGCGACGCCTGCGGGCATCAGCCGCCGAAGTGGGTGGGCCGCTGTCCCGAGTGCGGCGAATGGGGCTCGGTGGTCGAATGCACGATCACCGGTCCGACCGTCTCGGGTCGGGTGGTGAGTTCCCGGATGCCCGCCGAGCCGGCCCGGCCCATCGCCACCATCAGCGCGGCACCGGCCCGGGCCCGACCCACCGGGGTCGGCGAGTTGGACCGCGTCCTCGGCGGCGGCCTGGTCCCCGGTGCCGTGGTGCTGCTCGCCGGTGAGCCGGGGGTGGGCAAGTCGACTCTGCTGCTCGACGTCGCCCAGCAGTGGGCCGCCGGAGCGGGCAGTCCGTCGCTGGTGGTCAGCGGTGAGGAGTCGGTGAGCCAGGTGCGGCTGCGGGCGGAGCGCATGGGCACCCTGCACGACCAGCTCTTCCTGGCCGCCGAGAGCGACCTCGCGGCGGTGCTCGGTCATCTGGACGCGGTCAAGCCCGGCCTGCTCGTGCTCGACTCGGTGCAGACCATCTCCACCACGGGCACCGAGGGCGTACCGGGCGGGGTGACCCAGGTCCGGGCGGTCACCGCCGCCCTGGTCGCGGTCGCCAAGGAACGCGGGGTCGCCACCGTGCTGGTCGGCCACGTGACCAAGGACGGCCAGGTCGCCGGCCCTCGGGTGCTTGAGCACCTGGTCGACGTGGTGCTGCATTTCGAAGGCGACAAGCACTCGTCGCTGCGGATGGTGCGCGGGGTCAAGAACCGGTTCGGCGCCGCCGACGAGGTCGGCTGCTTCGAGATGCACGAGGGCGGCATCAGCAGCCTCGCCGACCCCTCCGGGCTGTTCCTGACCCGTTACTCCGAGCCGGTCCCGGGCACCTGCGTGACGGTGGCGATGGAGGGTCGGCGGGCACTGCTCACCGAGGTGCAGGCGCTGATCGGTGCCACCGTGGCCGGCTCGCCCCGGCGTACCGTCTCCGGGCTGGACTCCGCCCGGCTGGCGATGGTGCTGGCGGTGCTCCAGCGCCGTACCGAGCGGCTCACGCTGCACGACCGGGAGGTCTTCGCGGCAACCGTCGGCGGCATCCGGGTGGTGGAGCCGGCGGCCGACCTCGCGGTCGCCCTCGCCGTCGCCTCCGGAGGGCTCAACCTGGCGATCGCACCACACCTGGTGGCGATCGGCGAGGTCGGCCTCACCGGCGAGGTACGCCGGGTGGGCGCGGTGCCGCGCCGCTTGGCCGAGGCCGCCCGGCTCGGCTTCCGGCTGGCCCTCGTGCCGCCCGGCTGCGGGCCCACCAGCACCGGCGCCGGTCCGGAGCAGATGCGCGTGATCGAGGTCACCGATGTCCGCTCGGCGTTGCAGGCCGCCGCGCGGGCGTCGGCGGAGTGA
- the disA gene encoding DNA integrity scanning diadenylate cyclase DisA: MPIDRDTTKPAGATPHARTAAVGSPARPISVSVTGGGVVGDPLRANLALMAPGTALRDGLERILRGRTGALIVLGYDKVVEGLCTGGFPLDVEFSATRVRELCKMDGAVVLSSDGTRIVRAAVHLMPDPTIPTEESGTRHRTAERVARQTGYPVISVSQSMRIISLYVNGQRHVLDDSAAILSRANQALATLERYKLRLDEVSGTLSALEIEDLVTVRDAVAVVQRLEMVRRIADEIAGYVVELGTDGRLLALQLDELMAGVDADRTLVIRDYLPIGRKPRTLDEALVELDLLSATELIDLVSVAKAIGYPAASDALDAAVSPRGFRLLAKVPRLPVAVVDRLVVHFGSLQRLLGATVEDLQAVDGVGDARARGVREGLSRLAEASILERYV, encoded by the coding sequence GTGCCGATCGACCGCGATACCACCAAGCCAGCTGGCGCGACGCCCCATGCCCGCACCGCTGCCGTGGGCTCGCCCGCCCGCCCCATCAGCGTGAGCGTCACCGGGGGCGGCGTCGTCGGCGACCCGCTGCGCGCCAACCTTGCCCTGATGGCACCGGGCACCGCACTCCGTGACGGGTTGGAGCGGATCCTGCGGGGTCGGACGGGCGCGCTTATCGTCCTGGGCTACGACAAGGTGGTCGAAGGGCTCTGCACGGGTGGCTTCCCGCTGGACGTCGAGTTCTCCGCGACCCGGGTCCGGGAGCTGTGCAAGATGGACGGCGCAGTCGTGCTCTCCAGCGACGGCACCCGGATCGTCCGGGCGGCGGTCCACCTGATGCCCGATCCGACCATCCCGACCGAGGAGTCCGGCACCCGGCACCGCACCGCGGAGCGGGTCGCCCGGCAGACCGGCTACCCGGTCATCTCGGTCAGCCAGTCCATGCGCATCATCAGCCTCTACGTCAACGGTCAGCGACATGTGCTTGACGACTCGGCGGCGATCCTCTCCCGCGCGAACCAGGCGCTGGCCACCTTGGAGCGGTACAAACTCCGCCTCGACGAGGTCTCCGGCACCCTGTCCGCCCTGGAGATCGAGGACTTGGTCACCGTGCGCGACGCGGTGGCCGTGGTGCAGCGGCTGGAGATGGTCCGCCGGATCGCCGACGAGATCGCCGGCTACGTGGTCGAGCTGGGCACCGACGGGCGGTTGCTCGCCCTTCAGCTGGACGAGTTGATGGCCGGCGTCGACGCCGACCGCACCCTGGTCATCCGGGACTACCTGCCCATCGGCCGCAAACCCCGGACCCTGGACGAGGCGCTGGTCGAGCTGGATCTGCTCAGCGCCACCGAGCTGATCGATCTGGTCTCGGTCGCCAAGGCGATCGGCTACCCGGCCGCCTCGGACGCGCTGGACGCGGCGGTCAGCCCGCGCGGCTTCCGGCTGCTGGCCAAGGTGCCCCGACTTCCGGTGGCCGTGGTCGACCGGCTGGTGGTGCACTTCGGCAGCCTGCAACGGCTGCTCGGTGCCACGGTGGAGGATCTGCAAGCGGTCGACGGCGTCGGTGACGCCCGGGCCCGGGGCGTACGCGAAGGGCTGTCGCGGCTGGCCGAGGCATCCATCCTGGAACGCTACGTCTGA
- a CDS encoding peptide deformylase: MSGAPDVSKSDPQADAYVGLGDWVPEALGTGRVIPVVSAPDPVLSRPGGQIDPTAEETVRLAADLIATMRVSPGCVGLAAPQVGVSAQIFAVDVTGHPKTVTGHGVFVLCNARVVEATRWKAGREGCMSVPDLTGDVKRASRLVVEGALPGSGETVRLVTDGFEARALQHEIDHCAGLLFLDRVAGAHAIYQRKNYL, encoded by the coding sequence GTGAGCGGCGCACCGGACGTATCGAAGTCGGACCCGCAGGCCGACGCGTATGTGGGTCTCGGTGACTGGGTCCCCGAGGCGCTGGGCACCGGCCGGGTCATCCCGGTGGTCTCCGCCCCGGATCCGGTGCTCAGCCGGCCGGGCGGGCAAATCGATCCGACCGCCGAGGAGACCGTGCGGCTGGCCGCCGACCTGATCGCCACCATGCGGGTGTCGCCCGGCTGCGTGGGCCTGGCCGCGCCGCAGGTCGGGGTGAGCGCCCAGATCTTCGCGGTGGACGTCACCGGGCATCCCAAGACCGTCACCGGGCACGGCGTCTTCGTGCTGTGCAACGCCCGGGTCGTCGAGGCCACCCGGTGGAAGGCGGGTCGGGAAGGGTGCATGTCGGTGCCGGACCTGACCGGTGACGTGAAGCGCGCGAGCCGGCTGGTGGTGGAGGGGGCGCTGCCCGGCAGCGGTGAGACCGTACGCCTGGTGACGGACGGTTTCGAGGCGCGTGCCCTGCAACACGAGATCGACCACTGTGCTGGCCTGCTCTTTCTGGACCGGGTGGCCGGCGCGCACGCGATCTACCAGCGGAAGAACTACCTCTGA
- a CDS encoding ACT domain-containing protein, which produces MNELAITVIGRDRPGIVADVAEVLARLGANLTDSTMTRLRGHFAMTLICVGPAAAEVETALAPLAADGQLLATVRAVTPDGEASPAGEPYVMAVHGADRMGIVAAMTRALAEAGGNVTDLSTRLAGTLYVVVAEVELPIGTADALGGRLAEAAAGLGVEVTLRPAEPDVL; this is translated from the coding sequence ATGAACGAGCTTGCGATCACCGTCATCGGCCGGGACCGGCCCGGCATCGTGGCTGACGTCGCCGAGGTGCTCGCCCGGCTCGGCGCCAACCTCACCGACAGCACAATGACCCGTCTGCGGGGACACTTCGCGATGACCCTGATCTGCGTCGGCCCGGCCGCCGCCGAGGTCGAGACCGCGCTGGCGCCGCTGGCCGCCGACGGTCAACTGCTGGCGACGGTACGCGCGGTGACGCCCGACGGCGAGGCTTCGCCGGCCGGCGAACCATACGTGATGGCGGTGCACGGTGCCGACCGGATGGGCATCGTGGCGGCGATGACCCGGGCGCTGGCCGAGGCCGGCGGCAACGTCACCGACCTGAGCACCCGCCTGGCGGGGACGCTCTACGTGGTGGTGGCCGAGGTGGAACTGCCCATCGGCACCGCCGACGCGCTCGGCGGCCGGCTGGCAGAGGCAGCCGCCGGTCTCGGCGTCGAGGTGACCCTCCGGCCCGCCGAACCGGATGTGCTGTGA
- a CDS encoding A/G-specific adenine glycosylase encodes MTEPTFAGRVSRWYEQHARDLPWRRPATSPWAILVSEVMLQQTPVVRVLPAWQAWLERWPTPAALAGSGPAEAIRMWGRLGYPRRAVRLHECAVAIVERHGGAVPDRLEHLLALPGVGTYTARAVAAFAYGQRHPVVDTNVRRVVCRAVAGEPDAGPTTRPADLVATEELLPTEPAEAALASAAIMELGAVVCTARSPRCEACPVESTCAWRASGRPAPAGPTRRPQRYAGTDRQVRGLLLGVLREATSPVPHQRLDQVWADDVQRARALAGLVDDGLVEPVGETSFRLIGDGPPAPVPG; translated from the coding sequence ATGACAGAACCCACTTTCGCCGGCCGGGTCAGCCGGTGGTACGAGCAGCACGCGCGGGACCTGCCTTGGCGCCGGCCCGCGACGAGTCCCTGGGCGATCCTGGTCAGCGAGGTCATGCTCCAGCAGACGCCGGTCGTCCGGGTGCTGCCCGCCTGGCAGGCGTGGCTGGAGCGCTGGCCGACGCCGGCCGCCCTGGCCGGGTCCGGCCCCGCCGAGGCGATCCGCATGTGGGGACGGCTCGGCTATCCCCGCCGGGCGGTCCGGCTGCACGAGTGCGCGGTCGCCATCGTGGAACGGCACGGCGGTGCGGTGCCGGACCGGCTGGAGCATCTGCTCGCCCTGCCCGGGGTCGGCACGTACACCGCCCGGGCGGTCGCCGCCTTCGCGTACGGCCAGCGTCACCCGGTGGTCGACACGAACGTACGTCGGGTGGTCTGTCGGGCGGTGGCCGGAGAACCGGATGCCGGTCCGACCACCCGCCCCGCCGATCTGGTCGCCACCGAGGAACTGCTGCCAACCGAACCAGCCGAGGCGGCCCTGGCCAGCGCCGCCATCATGGAGTTGGGGGCGGTGGTCTGCACCGCCCGGTCGCCCCGCTGCGAGGCGTGCCCGGTCGAGTCGACCTGCGCCTGGCGGGCCTCGGGACGCCCCGCTCCAGCCGGTCCGACCCGCCGTCCCCAGCGGTACGCGGGCACCGACCGCCAGGTACGCGGCCTGCTGCTGGGGGTGCTCCGGGAGGCCACCAGCCCGGTGCCGCACCAACGCCTGGACCAGGTGTGGGCGGACGACGTGCAGCGCGCTCGGGCCCTCGCCGGACTCGTCGACGACGGCCTGGTGGAGCCGGTCGGTGAAACATCGTTCCGGTTGATCGGCGACGGCCCGCCGGCACCGGTGCCTGGCTGA
- a CDS encoding C39 family peptidase — MMTSPIRKAALTAAGAVCAGGMIAGPVSAAAAPPSSDPLAAVTERGHGKGERQLKLRYEAQPNFYYCGPAAVRNTLSILNKDVSQDDLAREMGTTEQGTDSAFLITEALNRKAGKDVYRTVEIPGQAASRGETDRLREDVVRAVDDGRGVVANVVGTATDLDGGSHTFDGGHYIAVTGYRDGGDQMKIADSADAARAEYWISTDALADWIASRGYSA, encoded by the coding sequence ATCATGACTAGTCCGATCCGCAAGGCTGCCCTGACCGCCGCCGGTGCCGTCTGCGCCGGCGGGATGATCGCCGGTCCGGTGAGCGCGGCCGCCGCCCCGCCGAGTTCCGACCCGCTGGCCGCCGTGACCGAGCGGGGGCACGGCAAGGGTGAGCGGCAGTTGAAGCTGCGCTACGAAGCCCAGCCGAATTTCTATTACTGCGGCCCGGCCGCGGTGCGCAACACCCTGAGCATTCTGAACAAGGACGTCTCCCAGGACGACCTGGCCCGCGAGATGGGCACCACTGAGCAGGGCACCGACTCGGCCTTCCTGATCACCGAGGCCCTCAACCGGAAGGCCGGCAAGGACGTCTACCGCACGGTGGAGATCCCCGGTCAGGCCGCCAGCCGGGGCGAGACCGACCGGCTGCGGGAAGACGTCGTCCGCGCAGTCGACGACGGCCGAGGCGTGGTGGCGAACGTCGTGGGTACCGCCACCGACCTCGACGGTGGCAGCCACACCTTCGATGGCGGGCACTACATCGCGGTGACCGGCTACCGCGACGGTGGCGACCAGATGAAGATCGCCGACTCGGCCGACGCCGCCCGAGCCGAGTACTGGATCAGCACCGACGCGCTGGCCGACTGGATCGCCAGCCGTGGCTATTCCGCCTGA
- a CDS encoding ATP-dependent Clp protease ATP-binding subunit → MFERFTDRARRVVVLAQEEARMLNHNYIGTEHILLGLIHEGEGVAAKALESLGISLEGVRQQVEEIIGQGQQAPSGHIPFTPRAKKVLELSLREALQLGHNYIGTEHILLGLIREGEGVAAQVLVKLGADLNRVRQQVIQLLSGYQGKEPAAAGAAPGEAAPSTSLVLDQFGRNLTQAAREGKLDPVIGREKEIERVMQVLSRRTKNNPVLIGEPGVGKTAVVEGLSQKIIKGEVPETLKDKQLYTLDLGALVAGSRYRGDFEERLKKVLKEIRTRGDIILFIDEIHTLVGAGAAEGAIDAASILKPMLARGELQTIGATTLDEYRKHLEKDAALERRFQPIQVGEPSLAHTIEILKGLRDRYEAHHRVSITDAALVAAATLADRYISDRFLPDKAIDLIDEAGARMRIRRMTAPPDLRDFDERIAQVRRDKESAIDAQDFERAAQLRDTEKQLLGQKAQREKEWKAGDLDVVSEVDDEQIAEVLGNWTGIPVYKLTEEETSRLLRMEDELHKRVIGQEDAVKAVSKAIRRTRAGLKDPKRPSGSFIFAGPSGVGKTELSKALAEFLFGSEDALIQLDMSEFHDRYTVSRLVGAPPGYVGYDEGGQLTEKVRRRPFSVVLFDEIEKAHPDVFNTLLQILEDGRLTDGQGRIVDFKNTVIILTTNLGTRDVAKAVSLGFQASEDSESNYDRMKQKVNDELKQHFRPEFLNRIDDTIVFHQLRQAEILSIVDIMISRIETQLRNKDMGLELTDNAKKYLAAKGFDPVLGARPLRRTIQRDIEDNLSERILFNELTPGQIVVVDCEGDPNDIDKSKLVFKGSDRPVEVPDAVPADLGGRTAPAGADE, encoded by the coding sequence ATGTTCGAGCGGTTCACCGACCGAGCGCGACGGGTTGTCGTCCTGGCCCAGGAAGAGGCCCGGATGCTCAATCACAACTACATCGGTACGGAGCACATCCTGTTGGGTCTGATCCATGAGGGTGAGGGCGTTGCGGCGAAGGCTCTGGAGAGTTTGGGGATCTCTCTGGAGGGCGTCCGTCAGCAGGTGGAGGAGATCATTGGGCAGGGTCAGCAGGCGCCGAGCGGGCATATTCCGTTCACGCCGCGGGCCAAGAAGGTGTTGGAGTTGTCGCTGCGGGAGGCGTTGCAGCTCGGCCACAACTACATCGGTACGGAGCACATCCTGTTGGGCCTGATCCGTGAGGGTGAGGGTGTCGCTGCTCAGGTTTTGGTGAAGCTGGGCGCGGATCTGAACCGGGTTCGTCAGCAGGTGATTCAGTTGCTTTCCGGTTACCAGGGTAAGGAGCCGGCCGCGGCTGGTGCCGCGCCGGGTGAGGCTGCGCCGTCGACCAGTTTGGTGTTGGATCAGTTCGGTCGGAACCTGACCCAGGCTGCTCGGGAGGGCAAGCTGGATCCGGTGATCGGGCGGGAGAAGGAGATCGAGCGGGTGATGCAGGTGCTCTCCCGCCGTACGAAGAACAACCCGGTGTTGATCGGTGAGCCGGGTGTTGGTAAGACGGCTGTGGTGGAGGGTCTGTCTCAGAAGATCATCAAGGGTGAGGTGCCGGAGACGCTCAAGGACAAGCAGTTGTACACGCTTGACCTGGGTGCGTTGGTGGCTGGCTCTCGGTACCGCGGTGATTTCGAGGAGCGTTTGAAGAAGGTGCTCAAGGAGATCCGTACCCGTGGTGACATCATCCTGTTCATTGATGAGATCCACACTTTGGTGGGTGCGGGTGCGGCCGAGGGTGCGATCGACGCCGCGAGTATCTTGAAGCCGATGTTGGCTCGTGGTGAGCTGCAGACCATTGGCGCGACGACGCTCGATGAGTACCGCAAGCATCTGGAGAAGGATGCCGCGTTGGAGCGGCGTTTCCAGCCGATCCAGGTGGGTGAGCCGTCGTTGGCGCACACCATCGAGATTCTCAAGGGTCTGCGGGACCGTTACGAGGCGCATCACCGTGTCTCGATCACCGACGCTGCTCTGGTCGCGGCCGCGACCCTGGCTGATCGGTACATCTCGGATCGGTTCCTGCCGGACAAGGCGATCGACCTGATCGATGAGGCGGGCGCCCGGATGCGGATCCGTCGGATGACCGCGCCGCCGGATCTGCGGGACTTCGATGAGCGGATCGCGCAGGTGCGTCGGGACAAGGAGTCCGCGATCGACGCGCAGGACTTCGAGCGGGCGGCGCAGTTGCGCGACACCGAGAAGCAGTTGTTGGGTCAGAAGGCGCAGCGGGAGAAGGAGTGGAAGGCCGGGGACCTCGACGTCGTCAGTGAGGTCGATGACGAGCAGATCGCCGAGGTGCTCGGCAACTGGACGGGTATCCCGGTCTACAAGCTGACCGAGGAGGAGACCTCGCGTCTGCTGCGTATGGAGGACGAGCTCCACAAGCGCGTCATCGGTCAGGAGGACGCGGTCAAGGCCGTGTCGAAGGCGATCCGGCGTACCCGGGCCGGGTTGAAGGACCCGAAGCGGCCGTCGGGGTCGTTCATCTTCGCCGGCCCGTCCGGCGTGGGTAAGACCGAGCTGTCCAAGGCCCTCGCCGAGTTCCTGTTCGGGTCCGAGGACGCCCTCATCCAGCTGGACATGTCCGAGTTCCACGACCGGTACACGGTGTCCCGGCTCGTCGGCGCCCCGCCCGGCTACGTCGGCTACGACGAGGGTGGGCAGCTGACCGAGAAGGTACGTCGTCGGCCGTTCAGCGTGGTCCTGTTCGACGAGATCGAGAAGGCCCACCCGGACGTGTTCAACACGCTGCTGCAGATCCTGGAAGACGGTCGACTCACCGACGGTCAGGGCCGCATCGTGGACTTCAAGAACACGGTCATCATCCTGACCACCAACCTGGGCACCCGCGACGTCGCCAAAGCGGTGTCGCTGGGCTTCCAGGCCTCGGAGGACTCGGAGTCCAACTACGACCGCATGAAGCAGAAGGTCAACGACGAACTCAAGCAGCACTTCCGACCCGAGTTCCTCAACCGCATCGACGACACCATCGTCTTCCACCAACTGCGTCAGGCCGAGATCCTGTCGATCGTCGACATCATGATCTCCCGCATCGAAACCCAACTACGCAACAAGGACATGGGCCTGGAACTGACCGACAACGCGAAGAAGTACCTCGCCGCGAAGGGCTTCGACCCAGTACTAGGAGCACGTCCACTACGCCGCACCATCCAGCGCGACATCGAGGACAACCTGTCCGAACGGATCCTGTTCAACGAACTCACCCCCGGCCAGATCGTGGTCGTGGACTGCGAAGGCGACCCCAACGACATCGACAAATCCAAGCTCGTCTTCAAGGGCTCCGACCGCCCGGTGGAGGTGCCGGACGCCGTGCCGGCCGACCTCGGCGGCAGGACGGCTCCCGCAGGCGCTGACGAGTAA
- a CDS encoding Lsr2 family protein has protein sequence MAKQIIHKLVDDLDGGDADETVKFALDGVQYEIDLSGSNAEKLREVFAQYIAHGTKVGRGGVVVGGRAARGRGGATADREQNKAIRAWARKAGKDISDRGRIPQEIVDEYHSKAGH, from the coding sequence ATGGCCAAGCAGATCATTCACAAGCTGGTCGATGACCTGGACGGCGGGGACGCGGACGAGACCGTCAAGTTCGCGCTCGACGGTGTTCAGTACGAGATCGACCTGTCAGGTTCGAACGCAGAGAAATTGCGCGAGGTATTCGCCCAGTACATCGCCCACGGCACCAAGGTCGGTCGCGGCGGTGTGGTCGTCGGTGGTCGGGCCGCCCGTGGTCGCGGTGGCGCCACCGCCGACCGTGAGCAGAACAAGGCCATCCGGGCCTGGGCCCGCAAGGCCGGCAAGGACATCTCGGACCGGGGCCGCATCCCCCAGGAGATCGTCGACGAGTACCACTCGAAGGCCGGTCACTGA
- the lysS gene encoding lysine--tRNA ligase, with product MTQQSPVPVDPADDLPEQMKVRREKRDRMLADGVPPYPVGYPRTSTLSQLRERYAELPTDTATGDRVSVTGRVIFVRNTGKLCFATLRDGDGTELQAMLSLDRVGADRLEAWKRLVDLGDHVGVTGEVITSRRGELSVLAEQWAVTAKALRPLPVAHKPLSEEARVRQRYVDLVVRPQARQMVRTRAAALRSLRDSLHGEGYLEVETPMLQLLHGGAAARPFVTHSNALNTDLYLRIAPELFLKRAVVGGVERVFEINRNFRNEGIDSSHSPEFAMLEAYEAYGDYNTMAELTRNLVQRAAIAVSGSTVVTHADGREFDLGGEWRSVTLFGVLSEALGEEVTVHTDRARLVEYADKVGLAVDPKWGPGKLVEELFEELVVPGLEAPTFVRDYPEETSPLTRSHRSEPGLAEKWDLYVLGFELGTAYSELVDPVVQRERLMAQAQLAARGDDEAMRLDEDFLRAMEYGMPPAGGMGMGIDRLLMALTGLGIRETILFPLVRAE from the coding sequence GTGACCCAACAGAGCCCCGTGCCAGTCGACCCCGCCGACGACCTTCCCGAGCAGATGAAGGTCCGCCGGGAGAAGCGGGACCGGATGCTCGCCGACGGTGTGCCGCCCTATCCGGTCGGCTACCCGCGCACCAGCACGCTGAGCCAGCTGCGCGAGCGATACGCGGAGCTGCCCACGGACACCGCCACCGGCGACCGGGTCTCGGTCACCGGCCGGGTGATTTTCGTGCGGAACACCGGCAAGCTCTGTTTCGCCACCCTGCGTGACGGCGACGGCACCGAACTCCAGGCCATGCTGTCGCTGGACCGGGTCGGCGCGGATCGGCTGGAGGCATGGAAGCGTTTGGTCGATCTCGGCGACCACGTCGGGGTCACCGGAGAGGTGATCACCAGCCGCCGGGGTGAGTTGTCGGTGCTGGCCGAGCAGTGGGCGGTCACCGCCAAGGCGTTGCGCCCGCTGCCGGTGGCGCACAAGCCGCTCAGCGAGGAGGCCCGCGTCCGGCAGCGCTACGTCGATCTGGTCGTCCGGCCGCAGGCGCGGCAGATGGTGCGTACCCGAGCGGCGGCGTTGCGCAGCCTGCGCGATTCGTTGCACGGCGAGGGTTACCTGGAGGTGGAAACCCCGATGTTGCAGTTGCTGCATGGGGGTGCGGCGGCCCGACCGTTCGTGACCCACAGCAATGCACTCAACACCGATCTGTATCTGCGAATCGCGCCGGAACTGTTTTTGAAGCGCGCCGTCGTCGGCGGCGTCGAGCGGGTCTTCGAGATCAACCGCAACTTCCGTAATGAGGGTATCGACTCTTCGCACTCGCCCGAGTTCGCCATGCTGGAGGCGTACGAGGCGTACGGCGACTACAACACGATGGCCGAGTTGACCCGCAATCTCGTCCAGCGGGCGGCGATCGCGGTCTCCGGATCGACGGTGGTCACCCACGCTGACGGTCGGGAGTTCGACCTCGGCGGCGAGTGGCGTTCGGTCACCCTCTTCGGCGTGCTTTCCGAGGCGCTCGGTGAGGAGGTCACGGTGCACACCGACCGGGCGCGCCTGGTCGAGTACGCCGACAAGGTGGGCCTGGCCGTCGACCCGAAGTGGGGGCCGGGCAAGCTCGTCGAGGAACTGTTCGAGGAACTCGTCGTACCCGGTCTGGAGGCGCCCACCTTCGTGCGGGACTACCCGGAGGAGACGAGTCCGCTGACCCGCTCCCATCGCAGCGAGCCGGGCCTGGCGGAGAAGTGGGACCTGTACGTGCTCGGTTTCGAGCTGGGCACCGCGTACTCCGAGCTGGTCGACCCGGTGGTGCAGCGGGAACGTCTGATGGCCCAGGCGCAGCTGGCCGCCCGGGGCGACGACGAGGCGATGCGACTGGACGAGGACTTTCTCCGGGCGATGGAGTACGGAATGCCGCCGGCCGGTGGCATGGGAATGGGAATCGACCGCCTCCTGATGGCGCTGACCGGCCTGGGAATTCGGGAAACCATCCTCTTCCCCTTGGTTCGCGCCGAGTAG